The proteins below come from a single Alistipes sp. ZOR0009 genomic window:
- a CDS encoding DUF1015 domain-containing protein, translated as MVKIKPFKGVRPPKDIAHEVASRPYDVLNSVEAKAEAGEKSLLHIIKPEIDFDPIADEHSQEVYDKAVENFKKWQSNGWLKQDSTEKYYIYAQTMEGRTQYGLVAACHFEDYMEGKIKKHELTRKDKEEDRMIHVRIQNANVEPVFFAYPAVNEIDEIVAKVVAASAPEYDFVAADGFGHKFWVVEDEQLNKRITEIFAEIPALYVADGHHRTAAAALVGGEKKAANPNHTGEEEYNYFLAVIFPDNQLKIIDYNRVVKDLNGLTSAEFIAKLGEDFVVAEKGTEIFKPESLHNFSMYIDGKWYSLTAKPGTYNDNDPIGVLDVTVLSNLVLDKVLGIKDLRTDKRIDFVGGIRGLGELQKRVDSGEMKAAFALYPVTMQQLINISDTGNIMPPKTTWFEPKLRSGLVIHKLD; from the coding sequence ATGGTTAAGATTAAACCTTTTAAGGGCGTACGCCCACCAAAAGATATTGCTCACGAGGTAGCATCACGTCCTTACGACGTACTAAACTCAGTGGAGGCAAAGGCAGAAGCTGGCGAGAAGTCTCTTCTTCATATTATTAAGCCAGAGATCGATTTCGATCCGATTGCTGACGAACATTCTCAGGAAGTTTACGATAAGGCTGTTGAAAACTTCAAAAAGTGGCAGTCTAACGGATGGTTGAAGCAGGATTCTACCGAAAAGTACTACATCTACGCACAAACGATGGAAGGTCGTACCCAGTACGGATTAGTTGCTGCTTGCCACTTCGAAGATTACATGGAAGGCAAAATCAAGAAGCACGAGCTAACCCGTAAGGATAAGGAAGAGGATCGCATGATTCACGTTCGTATCCAAAATGCTAACGTTGAGCCCGTATTCTTTGCATATCCTGCAGTTAACGAAATCGACGAAATTGTAGCTAAGGTTGTTGCTGCTTCGGCTCCTGAATACGACTTTGTTGCTGCCGATGGTTTTGGCCACAAATTCTGGGTTGTTGAAGACGAGCAGCTAAATAAGCGCATCACCGAGATCTTTGCAGAAATCCCTGCCCTATATGTTGCCGACGGACACCATAGAACAGCTGCCGCTGCGCTAGTTGGTGGAGAGAAAAAGGCTGCCAACCCAAACCATACAGGCGAAGAGGAGTACAACTACTTCCTTGCTGTAATCTTCCCTGATAATCAGCTTAAGATTATTGACTACAACCGCGTTGTTAAGGATCTTAACGGTCTTACTAGCGCCGAGTTTATTGCTAAGCTAGGAGAAGATTTCGTGGTAGCGGAAAAAGGTACAGAAATTTTCAAACCAGAAAGCTTGCACAACTTCTCGATGTATATCGATGGCAAGTGGTACTCGCTAACTGCTAAGCCTGGTACTTACAACGACAACGATCCGATTGGCGTACTAGACGTAACCGTTCTTTCGAACCTAGTTCTTGACAAGGTTTTAGGAATTAAAGATTTAAGAACAGACAAGCGTATCGACTTTGTTGGCGGTATCCGCGGACTAGGCGAACTTCAAAAGCGTGTTGATAGCGGCGAAATGAAAGCTGCGTTTGCTCTTTATCCTGTTACCATGCAGCAGCTTATTAATATTTCCGATACCGGCAATATTATGCCTCCCAAAACAACTTGGTTCGAACCAAAGCTTCGTTCAGGACTTGTAATCCATAAGCTGGACTAA
- the queF gene encoding preQ(1) synthase: MKREEEGLKSLGNQGTQYNFDYRPDVLETFTNKHPENDYWVKFNIPEFTSLCPITGQPDFATIYISYIPDINMVESKSLKLYMFSFRNHGDYHEDCVNIIMKDLIKLMDPRYIEVWGKFTPRGGISIDPYCNYGRPNTKYEKLAEQRFIFHDMYPEKIGSR; encoded by the coding sequence ATGAAAAGAGAGGAAGAGGGGCTAAAATCCTTAGGAAACCAAGGAACCCAATACAACTTCGACTACCGTCCGGATGTGCTAGAGACCTTCACCAACAAGCATCCAGAGAATGACTATTGGGTAAAATTCAACATACCAGAATTTACGAGCCTTTGCCCCATTACCGGGCAGCCTGACTTTGCAACCATATATATTAGCTACATTCCAGATATTAACATGGTTGAAAGTAAGAGCCTTAAGCTTTACATGTTTAGCTTCCGCAACCACGGCGACTACCATGAGGATTGCGTAAATATCATCATGAAGGACCTTATAAAACTTATGGACCCACGATATATTGAAGTTTGGGGCAAGTTTACACCTCGTGGTGGCATAAGCATAGACCCCTACTGCAACTATGGAAGGCCAAACACGAAATATGAAAAGCTGGCAGAGCAGCGCTTCATCTTTCACGACATGTATCCCGAAAAAATAGGAAGCCGATAG
- the serC gene encoding 3-phosphoserine/phosphohydroxythreonine transaminase: protein MKKHNFSAGPCILAPQVIENTANAVRDLNGIGLSLIEISHRTKYFEPIIEEAQKNFKELLGAPDNYHVLFLGGGASLQFAMVPFNLLEKKAGYIETGVWAKKALKEAKLFGEVEVLASSADTNFNYFPKNINIPSDLDYVHITTNNTIYGTEIHHDIDSPVTLVADMSSDIMSRPVDVSKYGMIYGGAQKNLGPAGVTFVLIREDILGKVTRAIPTMLDYRTHIKEGSMFNTPPVFAIYAVNETLKWVKEMGGVEKMYELNKKKAQLLYDEIDRNTMFVGTAEKESRSLMNICFVLNEQYKDKEAAFLEFAKSKGMEGLKGHRLVGGFRASTYNALPIESVQALVDCMREFEKMNA from the coding sequence ATGAAAAAGCATAATTTTAGTGCTGGTCCATGTATCCTAGCACCTCAAGTGATCGAAAATACAGCTAATGCTGTTCGTGATTTGAATGGAATTGGTCTATCTCTTATTGAGATTTCTCACCGTACAAAGTACTTTGAGCCAATTATCGAAGAAGCTCAAAAGAATTTTAAGGAGTTATTAGGTGCACCAGATAACTATCACGTGCTATTCCTTGGTGGTGGAGCTAGCCTTCAGTTCGCAATGGTACCTTTCAACCTTCTTGAAAAGAAGGCGGGTTACATTGAAACTGGTGTATGGGCAAAGAAAGCGCTAAAAGAGGCTAAGCTATTTGGTGAAGTAGAAGTGCTTGCTTCATCTGCAGACACTAACTTCAACTATTTCCCAAAGAACATCAACATCCCATCGGATCTTGACTACGTTCACATTACAACCAACAACACCATCTACGGTACCGAAATACATCATGACATTGACTCTCCTGTAACGCTAGTTGCAGATATGTCATCTGATATCATGAGCCGTCCTGTTGACGTTTCTAAGTATGGTATGATTTACGGTGGTGCTCAAAAGAACCTTGGACCTGCAGGGGTTACCTTCGTACTTATTCGCGAAGATATTCTTGGTAAGGTTACTCGTGCCATCCCAACTATGCTAGACTATAGAACGCACATTAAGGAAGGTTCTATGTTCAATACGCCTCCTGTATTTGCTATTTACGCCGTTAACGAAACTCTTAAGTGGGTTAAGGAAATGGGTGGTGTTGAAAAAATGTACGAGCTGAACAAAAAGAAGGCTCAACTTCTTTACGATGAAATCGATCGTAACACCATGTTTGTTGGTACAGCAGAAAAGGAAAGCCGTTCTTTAATGAACATTTGCTTTGTGCTAAACGAGCAGTATAAGGATAAGGAAGCAGCATTCCTAGAGTTTGCTAAGAGCAAAGGTATGGAAGGTTTGAAGGGACACCGTCTAGTTGGTGGTTTCCGTGCTTCTACCTACAATGCGCTTCCAATCGAAAGCGTTCAGGCTCTTGTAGACTGCATGCGCGAATTCGAAAAAATGAACGCTTAG
- a CDS encoding metallophosphoesterase family protein, whose product MFRIGLVSDTHGYWDEKLDAFFDGVDELWHAGDIGNVELLDNLSKRWTLRAVYGNIDGGATRLAAKPYLFFEVDKVSVLMAHIGGYPGKYDKLFLSQIEELRPKIAVAGHSHILKVIFDKKHNLLFMNPGAAGISGFHVVRTALRFVIDGDNITDVEVAEWERKVGVK is encoded by the coding sequence ATGTTCAGAATTGGGCTTGTGTCAGACACTCATGGGTATTGGGACGAAAAGTTGGATGCTTTTTTTGATGGAGTAGATGAGCTTTGGCATGCTGGAGACATTGGAAACGTGGAGCTGCTCGACAATCTTTCTAAGCGATGGACTTTGCGGGCTGTTTACGGAAACATAGATGGCGGGGCAACGCGTTTAGCTGCCAAACCGTACCTATTTTTTGAGGTGGATAAGGTTTCGGTGCTGATGGCCCACATTGGCGGCTACCCGGGCAAGTACGATAAGCTATTCTTGTCGCAAATAGAGGAGCTGAGGCCAAAAATTGCCGTTGCAGGGCATTCCCACATTCTGAAGGTGATATTCGATAAGAAGCACAACCTGCTTTTTATGAACCCCGGGGCTGCCGGCATATCGGGCTTTCATGTTGTTAGAACCGCGCTGAGGTTTGTGATTGATGGCGATAACATTACCGATGTGGAGGTGGCCGAATGGGAGCGAAAGGTAGGCGTTAAGTAG
- a CDS encoding queuosine precursor transporter, with the protein MKNSISPVFMLFGILFTACLLISNILAIKIITIGSLAVPAGVIIFPISYIVNDVIVEIWGYKKARFVIWIGFAMMILSNVMYQLAIEIPAAPFWTNQDSFATILQNSPRIGLASVLAYLSGSFANAFIMSKMKVMSKGKNFSLRAILSTLVGEGLDSMVFISVAFIGIIPAKELLMMVLAQTFIKTAYEIVVLPVTILVVNKVKKVESETAFDSNISYNPFKLNEV; encoded by the coding sequence ATGAAAAACAGTATATCACCTGTCTTTATGCTTTTTGGCATCCTATTTACGGCATGCCTACTTATTTCCAACATTTTAGCGATTAAAATTATCACCATTGGCTCTCTTGCAGTGCCAGCGGGAGTAATCATTTTCCCCATTTCGTACATTGTTAACGACGTAATCGTCGAAATTTGGGGTTACAAAAAAGCCCGATTCGTTATTTGGATTGGCTTTGCCATGATGATTCTTTCGAACGTGATGTACCAGCTGGCAATCGAAATTCCGGCTGCTCCATTCTGGACAAACCAGGACTCCTTTGCCACCATCCTTCAAAACTCGCCACGAATTGGCCTTGCCAGCGTACTTGCCTACCTTAGCGGTTCGTTTGCAAACGCCTTTATTATGAGCAAAATGAAGGTAATGAGCAAAGGGAAAAACTTTTCGCTACGCGCCATTCTATCTACCCTAGTAGGCGAAGGGCTAGACTCCATGGTGTTCATTTCGGTTGCCTTTATTGGGATAATCCCCGCAAAAGAGCTGCTTATGATGGTACTGGCTCAAACCTTTATCAAAACCGCCTACGAAATCGTTGTGCTACCGGTTACCATACTTGTTGTAAACAAGGTAAAAAAGGTGGAAAGCGAAACCGCCTTCGACAGCAACATTTCTTACAACCCATTTAAACTAAACGAAGTATAA
- a CDS encoding 3-phosphoglycerate dehydrogenase has translation MAKVLVATEKPFAKVAVEGIQKIVEEAGFEFALLEKYTSEEEFLKAVADVDALIVRSDKVTKNVVEAAKNLKIVVRAGAGYDNLDLEACSAKGVVAMNTPGQNSNAVAELALGMMVYMARNSFHAGTGAELRGKKLGIHAYGNVGRYVATIAKGFGMDVYAFDPFVTAEAMEKEGIKVCQSVEELYSTCNYVSLHIPANDKTKKSINFDLLSKMPKGGVLVNTARKEVIDEEGMVKIMESRPDFKYLSDIEPANAAELKEKFADRVFFTPKKMGAETAEANINAGLAAARQIVGFINNGDKTFQVNK, from the coding sequence ATGGCTAAAGTATTGGTTGCTACAGAGAAACCTTTTGCAAAAGTTGCAGTTGAAGGTATCCAAAAGATCGTAGAAGAAGCTGGCTTTGAGTTTGCTCTTCTTGAAAAATATACTTCGGAAGAAGAATTTTTAAAGGCAGTTGCCGACGTTGATGCGCTTATCGTTCGCAGCGATAAGGTTACCAAAAACGTTGTTGAGGCTGCTAAAAACCTTAAGATAGTTGTTCGTGCTGGTGCTGGTTACGACAACCTAGACCTTGAGGCTTGCTCTGCAAAAGGGGTTGTTGCAATGAACACTCCTGGACAAAACTCTAACGCAGTTGCTGAGCTAGCTCTTGGTATGATGGTTTACATGGCTCGTAACTCTTTCCACGCTGGAACTGGTGCTGAACTTCGCGGTAAAAAGCTAGGTATCCATGCTTACGGTAACGTTGGCCGCTATGTAGCTACAATTGCTAAGGGATTTGGCATGGATGTTTACGCATTTGATCCATTTGTAACTGCCGAGGCAATGGAAAAAGAGGGGATCAAGGTTTGCCAATCTGTTGAGGAGCTATACTCAACTTGCAACTACGTATCGCTTCATATCCCAGCTAACGATAAGACAAAGAAATCGATCAACTTCGATCTACTTTCTAAAATGCCAAAGGGTGGCGTGCTTGTAAACACTGCACGTAAGGAGGTTATTGACGAAGAAGGTATGGTAAAAATAATGGAGTCTCGTCCAGACTTTAAGTACCTATCAGACATCGAACCTGCTAATGCTGCCGAGCTAAAAGAAAAGTTCGCCGACAGAGTATTCTTTACACCTAAAAAGATGGGTGCCGAGACTGCTGAGGCAAACATCAACGCTGGGCTTGCTGCTGCTCGTCAAATTGTTGGCTTTATCAACAATGGCGATAAAACTTTCCAAGTAAATAAGTAA